The proteins below are encoded in one region of Candidatus Angelobacter sp.:
- a CDS encoding PPK2 family polyphosphate kinase, translating into MPQPIRVTSRVRLRDFDPNFCGGLEKEETKKKTAKLCQRIGELQHLLYANATHAVIILLQGMDGSGKDSTGASVLEFVTPAGVQTTNFKAPSAEEQAHDFLWRVHKAVPRYGYIGLFNRSHYEDVLIVRVLGLQLKKIWRARYEQINAFEKLLADNRVMLLKFFLHISKEEQAERLRERLNNRKKHWKFEVADLQMRKRWGEFQRAYEDAINRCSTKHTPWHIVPANHKWFRDYVVAKTVAEALDQLRLKWPKAKEDLSGVRIR; encoded by the coding sequence ATGCCGCAGCCCATCAGAGTTACTTCCCGGGTCCGCCTGCGTGATTTCGATCCCAATTTCTGCGGTGGACTGGAAAAAGAAGAGACGAAGAAAAAGACCGCCAAACTCTGTCAGCGGATCGGCGAATTGCAGCACTTGCTCTACGCCAACGCGACCCACGCCGTCATCATTCTGCTTCAGGGCATGGACGGGAGCGGCAAGGACAGCACCGGCGCCAGCGTGCTCGAGTTCGTCACACCGGCCGGCGTGCAAACCACGAATTTCAAAGCGCCCTCTGCCGAGGAACAGGCCCACGACTTTCTCTGGCGCGTTCACAAGGCGGTGCCGCGCTACGGCTACATCGGTCTGTTCAACCGTTCGCATTATGAGGACGTTCTGATCGTACGCGTGCTCGGTTTGCAGCTGAAGAAGATCTGGCGCGCCCGCTACGAACAGATCAACGCCTTCGAGAAACTGCTCGCTGACAACCGCGTCATGCTTCTGAAGTTCTTTCTGCACATCAGCAAAGAGGAGCAGGCCGAACGGTTGCGCGAACGGCTCAACAATCGTAAAAAGCACTGGAAATTCGAAGTCGCCGATTTGCAGATGCGCAAACGCTGGGGCGAGTTTCAAAGGGCGTACGAAGACGCCATCAACCGGTGCAGCACGAAACACACGCCTTGGCACATCGTTCCCGCCAATCACAAATGGTTTCGCGATTACGTCGTCGCGAAGACCGTCGCGGAAGCGCTCGATCAATTGAGGTTGAAGTGGCCCAAGGCGAAGGAGGATTTGTCGGGAGTCAGGATCAGGTGA